A window of Sphaeramia orbicularis chromosome 8, fSphaOr1.1, whole genome shotgun sequence genomic DNA:
ACTACATCAACATCATCCTTAACGCCCATTTTATCAGCCGTCACCAATTAGACTCTTTTTGTTATAAACAAAGAAGACACAGAGAAATACAACTATCATATTTAATCTTAATGTTTATGCTTGACTATTTACACATTTACTTTACAATCCTTTTAGtataactttagatcaggggtgtcaaacatacggcccatgagccaaaaccagcccacaaagggtccaatcaggcctgtGGGGTGAATttcagaaatgcaaaaatttcactgaagatattaataatcaagagtattaaccctttcatgcacagtggtcactacagcggacagctattcaaagctgttcttttgtatattcaccaattttgtggttttagttctatatcagccaacaaagtggatgttcatgcatcatcccatacactgatattcataccattactgtaactttgctcctcttgataaacctaatctgcactaacacgtttgagtgtaaatcaattgcttgttattgttattagactgtaattaacagggttttttgttttgtttttttttttaacaaaaagggttttttttgcatattatctccatgaagtgagtaataactagcattagagtatgttaaaatgtgagaaaacatcagattagctgcattaaaaatgttattatttcaaaatcttcacacagtatgtcagcaaATACATGActtttcttcaaaaatgaaatgtatggtatccagctgagtagacatttttacaaatccatgaaaaataggttcataaaaatggttttaattgcattgtttttttaatgcctagagtaatgaaaacactcaggaaaaaaaatcttaattaaggctcttgtaattcatgcatgaaagggttaaaaattattttagttcaggtgttGCATACAGTCCAATTCAGTCttaagtggaccagaccagtaaaatactaccataaagcccaataaataatgactaatccaaatttttctttttgtattagtgtaaaaaaagttcaattgcattaaaatgtttacatttacaaactatcctttcacaaataaaatcaagtatgaacaacatgaaatgtcttaagagaagtaagtgcaattttaacaatattctgcctgttactaaatgttttgtgccttccttgatccactgtgatccgttgaaatgcacatgcataaatgataagctgCTGAgctataatattaataaaattgcacttaattttcttaagacatttcaggttcatattattcatgtttttgtcccataaagacccagtgctatatttgtggcaattcccaaatgaattgttctccacatttaacctttcttaagtgatttatcatcatttattgtaatatcatcttctttattttgcattttttttcagtgtaaatcaggtatttttctgtatttaattgactgatcttgtaaatgttcataaaagctcagagtaaagttgaggattattaaatcagaaacatagaaaactgaagaaaaagtgactttttcagcaaagatatcattaaccgaacataaaaacaagcatttacaaccactgtcatttatcaaactacatggcttttactgatgaatcagtgttgtagacgatgacagtgtttccatggtaaccatggagcctctgaaattccaaatgggtcatatctgatgaccatgaaaagatgacaaactgcattttacaccaattatttgcatgtattgataaaatgagtggatcaacaggtttaaaATACTGTACATTAATAGACAATAtaggtcaccggtggatgtttgggtctttgtgggttaaaggatagtctgtagatgtaaacattgtcatagcataatttaacttttttcactctaaaacacagagaaaaatttggagttattatatATACTTTACTATGCGATTATTCACTGGTCTGGCCATTGaactgaatgtggtccctgaactaaaatgacttttgaCACCCTTGCCtttgatcaggggtgtcaaacatgcagcccgggggccaaatgcagcccgccaaagggtccagtttggcccctgggatgtttttgccaagtgcaaaaattccacagtcttgaattgaattaagcaacaaaaattttgcttgaattaaggaaagaattttgaattaagccaaaagaaaaaaaaaatcttcaagtaaaaaaaaatcttcaattgagccaaaaaaaaatctcaaatttagcaaaaaatcttgaattaagaccaaaaaaaaatcctcaattaagtaaaaaaaatcttgaattaagcaaaaaaaaaaaaaaaaaaaaacatcttcaattaagtgaaaaaaaatcgtgaattaagccaaaaaaaaatgtagaattaacaacttaattttttttcctttgttttagtgcaaaaaataacattaaattatgaaaatatttgcattcacaaactatcctgtaacactaaaatgtgaataacctgaaaaaatatgaacaacctgaaatgtctaaaggaaattaagcacaatttgaactcttttctgcctgttccccagtgtttagtatctttgtagatctgatccataatgcacatggacaaataagtggaggaataatattgttaaaattgcacaaaattttcttacgttttttaattaaaatttaatttttttcaggtgtttttttttatttttttaaataatttataaaagtaagtattttcataatttaatgggttttttttacactaaaagacaaaaatttggagttgtcattatttataggttattatttttctggtccagcccacttcagatcaaatttagctgaatatggcccctgaactaaagtgactttTGACCCCCTTGCCTTAGATGTTCTGTTGTTCATATCCTTGACTAGAAGCTCCAGCATGTGCAGACTGTGACAGTTGACGTTAACGCCCCTTGTTTCCTTTCTTCCTGCTTCCGATCTACAGTGTATTTTTATCCTGATGCCACAATAACAAACTACAACAATCACAACAGCACGTCTACTTCTGAACcagacatgtacattacacatatGCCATTCACATTACAACAGTTTCTGTCACATGTGAGTTTATTGGTCTAATTTGCTGCCATAAGTCAAAATATGCGTAAAATGCTGCGCGTCCGGGTGCCAACAGAGTATGATGGCCTGTGTCTACGACAAAAAAGAAAAGCCGAAATGCTCAATGCACTGTCAAGGAAGTGGAAAAATCAGACACATCTACACACGTCTGCCGGCCTATCGCACACACTAATCGACGCATCTTATGTTTGGGGGAAGATGCGATTGTGTACCAGAATCCCTTACGCATCTAGAACATTTACAATAATCACTGACCTTAGACATTTCACGGCGGATCCTCGCTTTCTATCAAAGAGCGTCACACTTTACAAGCCATGGAAGAAAAGTGAAACTAGAAAACTACTATGTTGTTTGTCTGGTCTGCACTAGAGGGCGACCAAGTGTTGTCACATAATAAACTGAATTTGCATTGCATTTGTAAACAGccttaaaacaaacacacaaggtAGGATAATGAATACACAGTTATGTAAGAAAAACACCAAGCAGGTAAAGACAATGAAAGAGAAATAAAACACAGGCAAATAAGCTTTAAACTATGAatgaaatactactactactactactactactactactactaataataataatgtaataaattgagaggaaaaaatgagaataacatgaaGTTATTACTTCCATTTACTGCCCAAATACCCcatgtaaaatgaaataaaataaaatataaaatcaaaGTGTCCCTATGTAAAACAAACATACTGTGGatctattattatatatttatatcagTAGAAGATGGTGACATCAGATGCCatttaataaaaacaatgacCCAAATAATTTCCACATTAGCATCAAACTGACCCCACTGACCGTCTTCCCCCTTCattcattaaaataaagtaaaagttcACCAAATcaagcaaaacacagagcaggtaAAGACAATGATTTAGAAATAAAACACAGGCAAGTAAGCTttaaactatgaataaaatactgctgctactactactactattactactactactactattactactactactactactactactactactaataataataataataataacaataataataataataaactgagaggaaaaaatgagaataacatgaaTTTATTACTTCCATTTACTGCCCAAATACCccaagtaaaatgaaataaaataaaatataaaataaaagtgtCCGTGTCTGTATGTAAAACAAACATACTGTGGATCTATATTTATATCAGTAGAAGATGGGTGACGTCAAATGCCatttaataaaaacaatgacCCAAATAATTTCCACATTAGCATCAAAGTGATCCCACTGACCGTCTTCACCCATCattcattaaaataaagtaaaagttcACCAAATCAAGCGATTGTttggatctaaaaaaaaaaagaaaaaaaaagaagtcagtaAAAAAcaatttgctttaaaaaaaaaaaaaaaaaaactctgtacaCTCTACAGTGGTCAACATTTCCAATCAGTTTcatattcagtcatttatttatatatactcaTATCCTGCTAATAAATCAGATCAACATTACATAATccatttaattatatttttggcaaaatactacattcacaaatgtaaattctcaaatctcaaaccctcttttttaatttttaaaattgagCTTACCTAGTATATTTCAAACATTCAATACTCTAAAAATAGAAaagctatcaaaaccactgatttatgCAACAGATTTGAACTTTGTGtaatttgatatattttcttttttgtttgtttgtttgtttgtttgtttgtttgtttgtttgtatggttgtcccctggctatgttctgttctgttcatgtcgtATTAGTATGTTAATATTGCATTGTGCTTGTCATGTCATTATTGTACTTtatacaacaataaataaacaaatatgttgggggaaaaaaattcagtcaTTTAGCAGTTGTCAAAAACAAACTGTAGGTGTCGGTATCGTTTCATTGAATACAAAACAGGAGCCGTAGAAGAAGAAAAGCTCTGCGTTTTGTCCAATCAGAGGCTACGTTACAACATGCGCTGCGCATGCCCAGAGTGACAAATGTTTCATGTGTAGTGCGTTGTCTTCGGTGGAGGTCACAGATAACTGCGTGGATCGGAGGTGAGTTATGACacgctgtgtgtttgtgtcacttAATACAGTCAACTTTACAGTCAAAATGTCAATAACAATAAGTACACTGCAAATAGGATATTATAGTTGACGTGGTGTCTATGATTAATGTGAAGGTTTAAGGCGGCTGCTGGTAAACGCTGTTAGCAAGAGATAACATGTGTGCATTGCCCGGCATGCTATATGGACTTATCTAACATGGGGTTTTTAATCGCTTTAGTGTGTCTAATATTTTGTATGCTGACTTATATAAATGTCGCTAACTTTGAAACACTCATTTTAATTAAGTCAAGTTAGCTTGCTAGCTGTGTTAGGTGCTGGGAAGCTACTTCTAGGTGCTAAGCTAACTCCCACAATCTTGGCATCAATCAACTCAAGGCCAAAGCCAAACAGGTTCTATACAGAAGGATTTAACCCGACTGCAACCTGTTCAATGTCATAAACACTTAAAAGACTTGAGTGCTCGTAATATGTTCTTATTTTCTCTGCTTTTCTGTGCTGATAGTTTGCTGTCATGGCCAAGCTGTTCGAGTCTATTGGGAAGTTGGGGTTGGCCCTGGCCATTGGTGGAGGTGTGGTGAACTCTGCTTTATTTAATGGTGAGTGTTTATCAACTTAACTTTATATATGCTTTTGATATTTAACTCTGTGTCATTTTCCTGGTTTTAACAATAGTGACATGTTTTTAAAATTAGAGCAGTTAGGATATATAATCATATCATGAATTCAATgccacattttaatattttatatgatTTCATTTGCTGTGAGGTGTAGGAATTACATTGTTTCTATAAAGAGCAAAATTATTTATTACATCCATGTCCTGTATTGTAGGCAACCTCAAAAAAATCATCTCATCTGAGAGTCAAATGGCTACAACACATGACACATAAGTGTAACATCTATGATTTAATTATCTCCACTTTGGGTATCTAAATGTTGTTTGTCAactaatacaaaaataaaaacagcctgAATGACATTATACAGGACATGAAAATATCAGTCACATTTTAGTCAGATTGGTAATTTAGCtgttcattttcagtgtaaatcatcttCATTTATATCTAAAATGTATGATTAGCAACTTTTAGTTTCTATAGCACTACACTGCTTAATTTGTAATGTACGGAGGCATTCGAAGTTCAACAAAAAATTGCGGGGCATATGATGTCCATTCAAAGTCATTAGTAAGTAATTGGTAGCCATACTgaaatttctgtatatttttttaaatgttcagcCCTGCTTTGTAGAATAATCTTGGTCCTTGAATCATAAAAATCATATCGTGTTAAATGCTCAAAGCTTATGGCTGACAAACTAACTAATCTTCTTTCCACAGTTGATGCAGGGCATCGGGCAGTGATATTTGACAGGTTCAGAGGGGTCCAGGATGCTGTTGTTGGTGAAGGGACCCACTTCCTCATTCCCTGGGTTCAGAAACCAATCATCTTTGATTGCCGTTCCCGCCCTCGCAACGTGCCTGTCATCACAGGCAGCAAAGGTAATTAAACAATCAAATGAACAGTTCTTTGCAGTTCATGCAGTAGGACTATTAAAATTCAGCATTTGTTGTTTTTAGGAGATTATTTACTctttgatttaaatttgaataATCTTCTCCACAGATCTGCAGAATGTAAATATCACATTGCGTATCCTCTTCCGGCCTGTGAGCACCCAGCTCCCACGTATCTTCACCAGTATTGGAGAAGACTATGATGAAAGGGTGCTGCCATCTATCACCACAGAGGTCCTGAAGGCTGTAGTGGtgagtattataaaaaaaaaaaaaagagaaaatgtttgtgttcttatgttttgtttgttaaaCGGGCTGTGAAAGTGATGTGGTTCAAATGTCATGTATCTGTTACAGGCTCGATTTGATGCAGGTGAACTCATCACCCAGAGAGAGCTGGTGTCTCGGCAGGTCAGCGAAGACCTGACGGAAAGAGCCTCCACCTTTGGCCTCATATTGGATGATGTTTCACTGGTATTATACTACTGGCAAACATTTTTTCCAACAATGTCCCTGTTGTGATTATAGTGGGTTTGGGCTAAAGAAGCACTTTGTTCTTTCAGACACATTTGACCTTTGGTAAGGAATTCACAGAGGCTGTTGAAATGAAGCAGGTGGCCCAGCAGGAGGCAGAAAGGGCCCGTTTTGTTGTAGAAAAGGTAACATTTCCACACACAACTCCTACTGCGCATCCTTTTAGTAATAACACAAGACAAGTTGTGTATGATGACGGTGTGATGTGACCTCATGGAAAGCTTTATTTCGTTTTACATTTTAATGAAGTCCTCAACAAGTCACCTAtttgtgtagtttttatttaaaaatCTTAAATCTCAGATTTTCAATTCGGAATCTAACGTAATATAAAATGTTGAAATATAAACATGACAAAGTAAGTAATTGTTATTGAGTCTGCTGTGGGGAGTGGTCTGCACCATACTTGGCAAAGGACAGTTATCTGTTCTGTATTAAACCTTTTACATCCAAACTACATGTATGCTTTAGAATTCATACTTTTGAGTACAGCCTTCTCTTTTCGTTTTGGTGTCTCAAAGTCATGCTCCTGTTTTGAATTATTCCATTCTGTGCCATGTTCGCTCTTCATCTTGGTTGTGCCTGCTGCTTTCATGTTAACTTGTCTGCATCAGCGCTGTAAAGTGCCATCCAAATGACAAAAAGAGTGTGATTTACAACAATAGATTCAATAGTAATATCATGTGCTGTATGTCACCATATAATGCAGTCTTGTAGTAAGTCTTGCTAAATTCTCCCTTTCATCCTTTTCAGGCAGAGCAGCAGAAGCAGGCAGCCATCATCTCAGCAGAGGGAGATTCCCAGGCTGCTTTGCTCATTGCCAACTCCCTGATGGAAGCTGGTGATGGCCTGGTGGAGCTGCGGAAGCTGGAGGCAGCTGAGGACATTGCTTTCCAGCTGTCCCGCTCCCGCAACGTTACTTACCTGCCCTCAGGACAGGGCACGTTGCTCCAGCTGCCCCAGTGATAACGTCCAACTTCATGTTCACCCTCCTGCTGTTAACTCGTGCATTGGTAGGGGCAGTTGAAGCGTTCAGTTCAATGGACCGTTTTCAACTTCATACACATTCCTCCCACTCTCTCTCTAACCAACTCTGGACTGAGCACTGCTGAATGCATCATCATGGGAGACAGAGTGAGAGGAGCTCTGCAGTTGATAAAATTGTCATATTCTGTGTGTGAGGAAGTGGAGACGCTGATTGCTTCAAATGAAGTAACCCACATCAAATACTTTGTTTTCAAAAGAAGTGACATTGCAGTAAATTCTCTATAGATTTGTCTTTACTACATTGTCAGATTCAGAGCACTACATGTATGGATAGCAACTAAGGGATGTCTATACATTATGTGATAaattagaaataataaatgcatttactcTGAAATTTTGCTTCTTCTTGCAGGACATTTTTACCAAACTGTGTAAATGAGTTGAAATCTGTGCAATGCTGTTATTGGCTCTGCTTTGGATTCACTCTTCAACACGTAATCACTTAATGGGTTATCTGTTTGATTAAAATTATCTGTATTACAAGTATATCTGCTCTCAAGCACTTGTTCCTTCATGAATAATATTGGTGCCCCCCATAATTTGGAATGCAGTGTGCCTGTCAGAAGATGGCGATTTCTTTATTGTTATCGCTGTGTCTTTAGTTTGTGTGGAGCCCCATGTTTCAAAATAGctcaattaaattaaaatgtcttTCTACCTCCCTTTGTAATGTGTTCTGTTAAGGGCATCAAAGGAGAATGTAATGGTATTACTATGGAGTGTAATGTGAGTATTCACCACAGGAGGGTGCATAATGACTGTCCCAATTATCAAAATAATAGCAAAGCACTTAATTGTGAATAGAGACTTCGTTATGATGGCTTCTGAAGTAGAGGAAGTTTGAAGGGGTTTAGTTGTTCAGCCCATGAATGTACACCACATGAAGTTTGAATAcatattttttacagtttcaCAGAGGTATCTGAAATAGCTTTCTTctcagttttgatttttttttttttttttaattttaaaagtgAACATTAACCCTTGTAATGTGTTAAAAAGCTGCCCAGATCTTTAGAGTTAGCAGGTCAAATTAGACCTATGAATTAATGCTCCCCAAAGTACAAATATTCAAAAACAATCATTATCATCCAACATTTTCACCCCATAGGTAACTTATTATGCATTGGTGTTCATGTAAACCCTGTTTTGTTAATATGTAATTTGTTTTGTAAACCATGCAAAGGTTAATTTACTGGGCATCAGCTGAAGTGTTCAGATTCTTTATGTAGTAATATCACTGAAAATACTCAGTGACTTAACTTATCAATTCAAAACTGGacttatgtaaatgtatgtaaatatTATCTGCAAAATGTACTTTTAGTATGAGTAAAAGTACACATTGTGCAGGAAAATGGTCCATGTCAGCATTTTACTAATATATGTGATATGTCAGATTTCTACTTTATATTTTGTTGGTAGTTTAATGTGCACCAATGCATCATGGTCTGTAAGATCATAATAGGTTTGTATGATTGTTGCCCTTTGACAGCTATGTATCTTTAAAAATTCAGTTCTCAGCTTTGCCACTATCCCAGCAAATCCaagaggatagatagatagatagatagatagatagatagatagatagatagatagatagatagatagatagatagatagatagatagatagatagatagatagatagatagatagatcagcaCAAGCACTCTGCGATTAAAACTATGATAATGATacgaagataaaagaaaaaaaatctgtgagaAATAAAGGAGTAAGAATACATACAAGAATACACACTAGTAAGCTAAAAGTACTAATGAGTTTTTTAGAATAACTTTCCCATCCCATAATGGAAAACTTCTTTCTTTAGTTTATATTCATAGTCACTTTTATTTAGaggtggttttcactggacaggaaaggGTTGGGAAACTAAATGTAACTAAAGTAGTGGAGTAAAACGTATAATATTTAACAGAGGTGTAATAGAGTTCAAGTAAAAAATATATGACATGGAAATGTTATAGTAGAGTACAAATAAGTCAAATGTACTAGAGTGAAAGTAGTTTCATTCCATCCCGTGTTGCTACATAATGAAACCTTTCAAGACTCTACTAAATAAATCAACATTAAATTCACAAAAGGCACAGATACCGGTTGTCTACAGAGGCAGGTTCTGCTAGAACAGGATAAATTCATTCGGGCTCCTCTGGGGCAGTCAGTCTGTCCTCGGGGATATTCCCATTATTTCATCAATCAGGGGTTTGAGCTGAGCGTGTGCGCGCGCCGTGCCCGGCCGGGTTTGGAGGGTAGACGACGAGAGCCCAGACCCAGACACGCCACCGCGCGCCTGCCCAGACAGCGGCCTCAATGCCTGGGATGAGCGCGGGACGGCGGTGGTACGCGCGAGAGCTTGGCTGGGCCACGTAGCGGAGCTGAGGACGCCGGTGCGTAGGTTTCTCCGCAACAGAACACATCAACATATAACACACCTCATTTTGCACGAAAGACAACTGGCGGTGCGCTTTTATAAATGCACATTCGCAAATGTAAAGAGAGAGTGAGCGAGAGAAGTGCGCGTGCAGCCCCGAATCTGTGCAACTCTGATTGCACTAACGCAAGAGGGAGGTCGCCCTCGACGGAGGTAAGCCTGCGATCCGACACAAAATGTTGCTAAATGACTTAATATTGTGCATATACATGTATGACACGCGTGGCGGCCGCCGGGGGAAGCAAAATCCCGCGGGTAGCCGGTGGCCGAAGCGAGGGCGAGAATTGTCCGCGAGCTTCGCTAgctctgactttgtgacagtgtCGAGTTGAGTGGGTTTGTCAGTAAAGCATTCTGGGTTTTGTTAGAAAAGCGCTGCTTTTCTATTTCCAAGACGAGCAAGAAACACTCGCAACAAAGCATGACATCGGCTTTTCATTTGGCCTCACAGGGGTCCAATAAATGTCACACTTTAccgtttttttaaatgtatcaacGGTAAAAGTGTAACGTTATTGCTAAATACCTGACGTTAATGCTAGCTTTAAGCTAACTAGCCACAATCTGGGCGgttttgggttaaaaaaaagtgaaagtccATCGTCTGTTGTTACCTAATGCATGTTAGCAAATCCTAGCTATAGGTGGTTTTTAGCTTATGCAAGGTAGTTTGATTGTTCCGCAGTAGCCTTAGCTGGACTAAAATGTCTAATGGCTGCACCTTGAGCTAATGTAGCCAAGTTAGCTTGTCATGTGTGTGCAGGTTTGTACCTATGGGGTATTGCTAGCTAGCTAAGTAGCCTAAGTTGGCCAGGCCCGCACAGTGTTGGTGCTTTACGCCGTACAATG
This region includes:
- the phb gene encoding prohibitin 1; translation: MAKLFESIGKLGLALAIGGGVVNSALFNVDAGHRAVIFDRFRGVQDAVVGEGTHFLIPWVQKPIIFDCRSRPRNVPVITGSKDLQNVNITLRILFRPVSTQLPRIFTSIGEDYDERVLPSITTEVLKAVVARFDAGELITQRELVSRQVSEDLTERASTFGLILDDVSLTHLTFGKEFTEAVEMKQVAQQEAERARFVVEKAEQQKQAAIISAEGDSQAALLIANSLMEAGDGLVELRKLEAAEDIAFQLSRSRNVTYLPSGQGTLLQLPQ